One genomic segment of [Phormidium] sp. ETS-05 includes these proteins:
- a CDS encoding oxaloacetate decarboxylase yields the protein MSQGNKLRDILDRPGFLVLPGIYDCLSAILAERAGFEVLFTSGFGISASTLGRPDYGFLTATEMLTSIGKIVQSVQVPVVADLDTGYGNPLNVIRTVTDAVQLGVAGVILEDQEWPKKCGHFSGKRVIPAAEQVEKIKAAVQARGESGLVIIGRTDARAPLGLDEAIKRGRAYFEAGADIVFIEAPQSLDDLQAIAAAFPDAPLFGNAIEGGKTPLLSAADWQNLGFKMVVFPLAGLFAATKAMETCFAHLKAQGTTAGFTELVNFGQFEEIIDVPKYRQLESQFAAKESS from the coding sequence ATGTCCCAAGGTAACAAACTGCGAGATATCCTCGATCGCCCCGGCTTTTTGGTATTGCCCGGGATTTACGACTGCCTCAGCGCCATCCTCGCCGAACGAGCCGGTTTTGAAGTCTTATTTACCAGCGGTTTCGGGATTTCTGCCTCGACCCTGGGCCGTCCTGACTACGGTTTCCTCACCGCCACGGAAATGCTGACCAGCATCGGCAAAATCGTCCAGTCGGTCCAAGTTCCCGTAGTCGCGGACCTGGATACTGGTTACGGCAACCCCCTAAATGTGATTAGGACCGTCACTGATGCGGTGCAGTTGGGGGTAGCGGGGGTGATATTAGAAGACCAGGAATGGCCGAAAAAGTGCGGCCATTTTTCGGGCAAGCGGGTGATACCAGCAGCGGAACAGGTGGAGAAAATCAAGGCGGCGGTCCAGGCTCGGGGGGAAAGCGGTTTGGTGATTATCGGACGCACGGACGCTCGGGCACCTTTGGGACTGGATGAAGCAATTAAGCGCGGACGAGCCTATTTTGAAGCGGGAGCGGATATCGTTTTTATTGAGGCCCCCCAGTCCCTGGATGATTTGCAGGCTATAGCCGCCGCTTTTCCCGATGCTCCCCTGTTCGGTAATGCGATCGAAGGTGGCAAAACTCCCCTGCTGTCCGCCGCTGACTGGCAAAACCTCGGTTTTAAAATGGTGGTCTTTCCCCTCGCCGGTTTATTCGCCGCCACCAAGGCAATGGAAACTTGTTTTGCCCACCTGAAAGCACAGGGGACCACTGCTGGTTTTACGGAACTGGTGAATTTCGGCCAATTCGAGGAGATTATCGATGTGCCCAAATATCGCCAGCTAGAATCTCAATTCGCCGCCAAAGAAAGTTCGTAG
- a CDS encoding S1 RNA-binding domain-containing protein, with the protein MEPELWKQIQSKYQIGKLIYGQVEAHTPFGVFVDIGEGDVRGLIQITDFLDTETMNPDMYPEIGSDVGAVVLGYTESDRHQIWLSVKPSVLQRTLVKLKIPAANLI; encoded by the coding sequence ATGGAACCAGAATTGTGGAAGCAGATCCAATCTAAGTATCAAATTGGAAAATTAATCTATGGCCAAGTAGAAGCTCATACCCCTTTTGGCGTGTTTGTCGATATTGGTGAGGGAGATGTGCGGGGACTTATCCAAATCACTGACTTTCTCGATACCGAAACGATGAACCCTGATATGTATCCCGAAATTGGTTCGGATGTGGGTGCGGTTGTCCTGGGCTATACGGAATCAGACCGCCACCAAATTTGGTTAAGTGTTAAACCCAGCGTTCTCCAAAGGACTCTGGTAAAATTAAAGATTCCTGCTGCTAATCTAATTTAG
- a CDS encoding tetratricopeptide repeat protein, producing MDAPLVEKLLADLKQPDENLRQRATQQLWQMWFHQKGVYGLEFLQRSQSLIEAGELAQAEAVLTELIKDQPDFAEAWNRRAVLYYSTEKYQKAIKDCEMVLKLNPIHFGAMHGLGLCYAAVGNYREAIKAFRAALEIQPYALVNQRLILECTARL from the coding sequence ATGGACGCACCGCTTGTAGAAAAATTACTCGCCGACCTGAAACAACCAGATGAGAATCTCCGCCAAAGAGCTACCCAGCAACTGTGGCAGATGTGGTTTCATCAAAAGGGTGTCTATGGGTTGGAATTTTTGCAGCGATCGCAGAGCCTCATCGAAGCCGGAGAGTTAGCTCAAGCCGAGGCGGTACTAACAGAATTGATTAAAGATCAGCCAGATTTTGCCGAGGCTTGGAACCGGCGAGCCGTCCTCTACTATAGCACCGAAAAGTATCAAAAAGCCATCAAAGATTGCGAAATGGTTCTCAAACTCAACCCGATTCATTTCGGCGCTATGCACGGGTTAGGTTTATGTTATGCGGCGGTGGGCAACTACCGCGAAGCTATCAAGGCTTTTCGCGCTGCCTTGGAAATCCAGCCTTATGCTTTGGTAAATCAAAGATTAATTTTAGAATGTACGGCTCGCTTGTAG
- a CDS encoding aldo/keto reductase: MSHNRTRRQFLTQIAGVGAGMLGALGCHQASQTQTQAIATTMPERILGKTGERLPILGLGGGGKTPLSWPNAEDKAAQLVEKAISLGIRYFDTAASYGPSEAHLGKILPPHRRNIFLATKTAARDRDGAWRDLETSLQRLGTDYLDLWQLHHVSYESQLEQIFSAKGAIQAIEEAKAQKIIRLAGITGHHEPAIIAEGMRRYAFDTILIPINAADKHHPRPFLTVLPLAQQQNIGVIAMKVPAYGRLFKPGVLAGMPEALGYTMSQPGVHCCIIAAEDVAQLESNAIAAAAFQPLNPMQLQNIEARTAGVWQDNTFFRAWT; the protein is encoded by the coding sequence ATGAGCCACAACAGAACCAGACGCCAATTTCTCACCCAGATAGCAGGGGTGGGGGCGGGGATGTTAGGGGCTCTGGGTTGCCACCAAGCATCCCAGACCCAGACCCAAGCGATCGCCACCACCATGCCAGAAAGAATTTTAGGCAAAACCGGAGAACGTCTTCCCATTTTGGGACTCGGTGGCGGAGGTAAAACCCCCCTATCCTGGCCCAACGCCGAGGACAAAGCAGCGCAACTGGTAGAAAAAGCTATATCCTTGGGCATCCGTTACTTTGACACCGCCGCGAGTTACGGACCAAGCGAAGCGCATCTCGGTAAAATCCTACCCCCCCACCGGCGCAACATTTTTTTGGCCACCAAAACCGCCGCCAGAGACAGGGATGGCGCTTGGCGAGACCTGGAAACCTCCCTGCAGCGGTTGGGAACGGACTACCTGGACCTTTGGCAACTCCACCATGTTTCCTATGAGTCACAATTGGAGCAAATCTTCAGTGCCAAGGGAGCCATCCAAGCCATAGAAGAAGCCAAGGCGCAAAAAATCATCCGGTTGGCAGGCATCACCGGACACCACGAACCCGCAATTATCGCCGAGGGGATGCGCCGCTACGCCTTTGATACCATTTTAATTCCCATCAATGCGGCAGACAAACACCATCCCCGACCATTCCTCACCGTTTTACCCCTTGCCCAGCAACAAAATATCGGCGTTATCGCCATGAAAGTCCCGGCATACGGAAGACTATTTAAACCGGGCGTCTTGGCGGGGATGCCCGAAGCGTTGGGTTATACCATGTCCCAGCCCGGAGTCCATTGTTGTATTATTGCGGCGGAGGATGTGGCACAGCTAGAGTCTAATGCGATCGCAGCGGCAGCTTTTCAACCCCTCAACCCGATGCAGTTACAGAACATCGAAGCCCGCACCGCCGGAGTTTGGCAGGATAATACTTTCTTCCGCGCTTGGACTTAG
- a CDS encoding DUF4926 domain-containing protein — MTKNGVSLLDVVALTVDLPEYNLWRGQVGTVVEILAKGAAFEVEFSDRNGRTYESIGLGPEQIMVLRFQPATPDSQPEMAMV; from the coding sequence ATGACGAAAAATGGAGTTAGCTTGCTTGACGTGGTGGCTTTAACCGTTGACCTCCCGGAATATAACCTGTGGCGGGGTCAAGTGGGTACAGTGGTTGAGATATTGGCGAAGGGGGCTGCTTTTGAGGTCGAGTTTAGCGATCGCAACGGACGTACTTACGAATCGATCGGTTTAGGTCCAGAGCAAATAATGGTATTGCGGTTTCAGCCAGCAACTCCCGATTCACAACCGGAAATGGCTATGGTATAA
- a CDS encoding type II toxin-antitoxin system RelE/ParE family toxin, translating into MEARNRKRLGENELSDWELRIDNYRVFYDIAIEGDSTTVEIKAVGHKEHNALYIGGREVQL; encoded by the coding sequence ATTGAAGCCAGGAACAGAAAACGCCTTGGGGAAAATGAGCTATCTGACTGGGAACTGCGAATTGACAATTATCGTGTGTTCTATGATATAGCTATAGAGGGAGATTCCACCACCGTCGAAATTAAGGCTGTGGGACACAAAGAACATAATGCACTTTACATTGGTGGCAGAGAGGTTCAGTTATGA
- the gltD gene encoding glutamate synthase small subunit, which produces MGKPTGFLEFVRELPSEVTPQERISNWDEFHLHMPEEKLRTQGARCMDCGIPFCHTGTLISGMASGCPINNLIPEWNDLVYRGLWREALDRLHKTNNFPEFTGRVCPAPCEGSCVLGINNPPVTIKNIEYSIIEKGWEEGWIHPEPPTKRTGKKVAIIGSGPAGLSAAAQLNKAGHWVTVFERADRPGGLLMYGIPNMKLDKEKVVLRRLQILETEGVKFICNTEVGKDLPAAQLLQEFEAVVLATGATKPRDLPIEGRNYAGIHFAMDFLTANTKAVLDKTTNGNFISAAGKDVVIIGGGDTGTDCVGTSVRHGCNSIVQVEILPKPPNERAANNPWPEWPKVYKMDYGQEEAAAKFGGDPRVYLTTATKFEGDENGHVKAVHTVEVQWEKNEKGQFIPKHIPGTEKVIPAQLVLLAMGFLGPEQPLLDSLGVERDARSNVKAEHGKFTTSIPGVFAAGDCRRGQSLVVWAINEGRAAARECDLYLMGSTDLP; this is translated from the coding sequence ATGGGCAAACCAACTGGATTTCTCGAATTTGTGCGGGAGTTACCCTCGGAAGTAACCCCCCAGGAACGCATCAGCAATTGGGATGAGTTCCATCTACATATGCCGGAGGAAAAACTCCGCACTCAAGGGGCCCGCTGCATGGATTGCGGTATCCCCTTCTGCCACACGGGCACCCTGATTAGCGGGATGGCTTCTGGCTGCCCGATTAACAATTTGATTCCCGAATGGAATGATTTGGTTTATCGCGGACTATGGCGGGAAGCGCTCGATCGCCTGCACAAAACCAACAACTTCCCCGAATTCACGGGCCGAGTCTGTCCCGCTCCCTGCGAAGGCTCCTGCGTCCTGGGTATCAACAACCCCCCAGTGACGATTAAAAACATCGAATATTCCATCATCGAAAAAGGCTGGGAAGAAGGCTGGATCCACCCAGAACCACCCACCAAGCGCACTGGCAAAAAAGTCGCCATCATCGGTTCCGGTCCTGCCGGACTCTCCGCCGCCGCCCAACTCAACAAAGCCGGTCACTGGGTGACAGTATTTGAACGAGCCGATCGACCCGGCGGACTCCTCATGTATGGCATCCCCAACATGAAGCTCGACAAAGAAAAAGTCGTCCTCCGCCGTCTGCAAATCCTCGAAACCGAAGGCGTCAAATTCATCTGCAACACCGAAGTCGGTAAAGACCTCCCCGCCGCTCAACTCCTGCAAGAATTCGAGGCCGTAGTTCTCGCCACCGGCGCCACCAAACCCCGCGACCTCCCGATCGAAGGACGCAACTACGCAGGCATCCATTTCGCGATGGACTTCCTCACCGCCAACACCAAAGCCGTTCTCGACAAAACCACCAACGGTAATTTCATCTCCGCCGCAGGCAAAGACGTAGTAATCATCGGTGGCGGCGACACCGGGACCGACTGCGTAGGCACATCCGTGCGCCACGGGTGCAACAGCATCGTTCAAGTGGAAATCTTGCCCAAACCCCCCAACGAGCGAGCTGCCAATAACCCCTGGCCCGAATGGCCCAAAGTCTATAAAATGGACTACGGCCAAGAAGAAGCCGCCGCCAAATTTGGTGGCGACCCCCGGGTTTATCTCACCACCGCCACCAAATTTGAAGGCGACGAAAACGGCCATGTGAAAGCCGTTCACACCGTGGAAGTGCAGTGGGAGAAAAACGAAAAAGGCCAATTTATTCCCAAACACATTCCCGGGACAGAAAAAGTCATCCCCGCTCAGCTCGTTCTCTTGGCGATGGGTTTCCTCGGACCAGAGCAACCCCTACTAGACTCCTTGGGAGTAGAGCGAGATGCTCGCAGCAACGTCAAAGCCGAACATGGCAAATTTACCACCAGCATTCCTGGGGTTTTCGCCGCTGGTGACTGTCGCCGGGGTCAAAGTTTGGTAGTTTGGGCGATTAATGAAGGACGAGCCGCCGCTCGCGAGTGCGACCTGTATTTAATGGGTAGCACTGACCTGCCATAA
- a CDS encoding DUF6883 domain-containing protein, with product MQKMLLLSIRKLRDYCLNAKHDEGQHKAGIFLAKLGMTAENAEELRQILLEVVKTKDARLGRCDKFGQRYILDFLLEWQDKSATIRSGWIIEPDSNIPKLTTCYPL from the coding sequence ATGCAGAAAATGCTATTGTTGAGTATTAGAAAATTGCGGGATTACTGCCTCAATGCCAAGCATGATGAAGGACAGCACAAAGCCGGGATATTTCTAGCCAAACTAGGCATGACTGCTGAAAATGCTGAGGAGTTACGCCAGATACTTCTAGAAGTCGTCAAAACCAAAGATGCTCGGCTGGGAAGATGCGATAAATTCGGACAACGTTACATTCTGGATTTTTTGTTAGAATGGCAAGATAAAAGCGCAACTATTCGCAGTGGATGGATTATCGAACCTGACTCTAACATACCAAAATTAACAACTTGCTATCCTTTATGA